The genomic region CTCTAGGTATTACAACCGGACTTCAAGACCTAAACCAGCTTCTTGGTGGTTTGCAGAAATCTGATCTGTTAATTATAGCTGCAAGGCCCTCAATGGGAAAGACAGCATTGGCGCTGAACATCGCACTTAATGCTTGTAAGATTTTGCAAAAAAGAACAGATAAACAACATTATGTAGCATTCTTTTCACTTGAAATGTCAGCAGAGCAATTGACCGCAAGATTGATTACTATAGATTCAGGCATTGGTTATTATAAGGCACTGACTGGGAGAATTAGTGATTTTGAATTACACGAATTCATTAATGCTAGTACAGATCTATCCGAATTACCTTTCATCATAGATGACACTCCTGCGTTATCAATTAGTGCTCTTCGTACCAGAATACGTCTTCTCTATCAACTATATAATGTAGAGTTGGTCTTTATCGATTATCTGCAGTTAATTCGAGGAACAACAAAAAGGAGTAGTGAAAATAGAGTGCAAGAAATCTCAGAAGTGACGCAGGGTTTAAAAGCAATTGCAAAGGAACTAAATATTCCCATTGTTGCACTATCACAGCTCTCTCGTTCTGTTGAGCAAAGGGATGATAAAAAACCACAACTTTCTGATTTACGTGATTCAGGAAGCATAGAGCAGGATGCGGATATAGTAATGTTCCTTTATAGAGAAGAATATTATGAATTAAGAAAGCAACCAAATGAAGGAAGTAATAAACATCGAGAGTGGCAAGAGAAAATGGAGAAAATTAGAAATATTGCAGAACTGATCATTGCAAAACAAAGAAACGGGCCAATTGGTAGTGTGAAACTACATTTTGACTCCAATAGAGGTGCATTTAAAGATTATACAGAAAGATATAGTCTGTAGCGGTTTTGAGTAATTCTGGAAGTGTTTAACAAACCATACGTGCCAAATTAAGTAGCTATCGTGAAATATAGCAATATTTAAGATTGGCATTTTATTTGTTACATTTATTTTTTTAGGAAATTCTTATCTAGGATAAGATATTTTTTTAGAAAAATCTATAAATTACTAACTTTATTACTTAATATATAAAATAGTTTTTTCTTATTTCCTTTCTTCCTTACGCCACTTTTTCTTAACTTGATGCGTATGGTTTATTTAACACTTCCGATATACAACTAAAAAATAGCAAATTCTCTATAACTTGAATATAATTTTAGCTTTACCTAAACAGAAAGATGAATTACTTAATGGATTTTGTTTTAATATCTCTTTCCTTGCCACTTTTTATTACTGAGAATTATTTGTTAATTACTGCGTTGATCCCACTTTTAAGTGCATTAGCTATTTCTTTTACTAGTAAATGGCCCAGAGTGAACAGTAGCGTTACTGTTGCTTCTTCTATGCTTCTGTTTGCGTATACATCTCTATGCACTTTATATTTGGTGTATGGTGATCATTCTCAATTTATTCTCATGGATTTTGGTAATAATTTGCATATTAGTTTAAAGCTAGAGTCTAGTGGAGCAATATTCAGTTTATTAATATCATTTTTGTGGGTACTAACCAGTATATATGCAATATGTTATATGAGAAATAACTATGCTGATAGCAATCACTCAAGTTTTCTATGCTTTTTTTCAACATCAATCAGTTGTGCAATGTTTATTGCTTTTTCTGGAGATTTGCTCACTACATTTGTCTTTTATGAGCTTCTAACTATTAGTACATACCCTCTGATTACTTACAACTCAACAAATGAATCAGTAATTGCAGGACGCTATTACTTTGGTTTACTATTTTTCTCTTCTTTAGTATTATTTTTTCCTGCAATAGGCCTATTATATAATGAATTCCATACTTTAGATTTTGTAAGTGGTGGAATATTCAAGTTTGATACTTCACTCATCACTTTTATTGCAGTGTGTTTTGCTATGCTGATTTATGGAATAGGAAAAGCTGCATTAATGCCAATGCATTTTTGGTTACCAAAAGCAATGATTGCACCAACTCCTGTGAGTGCACTATTACATGCTGTTGCTGTTGTGAAATCCGGAGTTTTCATCATCATCAAAGTTATATTATACACTTTTGGCGTCGATAATATGCAACGTTTTGTGCAGCAAAATTGGTTTGCTGGAGGGTGGCTTCCGTACGCTGCTGGATTTACTATCATTACTGCATCGTTGATTGCATTAAAGCAAAAGGAATTAAAGAAATTGCTTGCTTACTCTACCATCTCCCAATTGTCGTATATTATATTGTTCGCTTCAATTTTTAGTGAATTCAGCATGAAGATTGCAATCTTTCAATTAGTTTGCCATGCATTTGCAAAAATTACTTTATTTTTTTTTGCAGGTATCATAATAACGAAAACGGGTGAAAAATATATAGATAGAATTCACGGTATAGGACGTAGTATGCCAATTAGCATGATAGCATTCACTATAGGTGCATTGTCCATGATAGGAGTACCTCCTGCTCCGACTTTTTGGAGCAAATTTCTCATCTTTCAAGCTGTTTTCAACTCTAGTAATGTAACACTTTCTGTGTTTGTAACTCTAGTGTTAATTGTTAGTACTATACTCAATGCTCTATACTTTTTACCAATAATTTACAACGCCTTTTTCTCAAAACCTTCTAGAAATTATTTTATTAAAAAGACACCAATGCTTCTAGTTTTACCCCCAGTTATTACTGCTATATGCACTTTAGTTATTTTTTTTAGCTACCAAATAATGTTATAAATATAATCATCTATATTTATAGCTATTAACAATAAATTTAAATGGCACTATTCCAGCTAGAGTTGCTTTTATATTTGACAAAGTGAAGCTGACCTCCACAGCATAATCTTTCATCTTCTTATTTTGCTCAGCTGTAAAAACTACAGTAGCGTTTCCAGCAAATGTAACTAAGTTCTTGGTCAACCGGTCAATAGATAATGTTGTTACGTTTATGTTGGTAATTTTTCTTGTGGATGAAACAGCTTCATTGTTCACTTTTTCCTGAAAGTTTTGGTAGATTTTGTATACAGAATTGTTTTTTATAAAATTTTCTTGATACTTTGGCTCAACAGTCCGAGAGGACTCATATGTTTCAATATATTTACTTATTAAATACCTTGCTATGGAAATGTACTCATCTTCTTTTTTACTAAAACTAAGTTTATGTATTGCAGAGAACTCATCTTCTGTGTGGTTCATATACTTCACAAAATTTAAATCTTTTTTAACAGGAAGTAATAGGTATATGTTTAGTAGTGATAAAAATAAACATACTAAGAGAAGTAACGCTATTAACGCCATCCAAGATCTTTCTACAACGCAGAACAGGTATCTGTGGCAATACCATTCAACTGCTTTCCTGAAGTAACTTTTGTTTTTTACTGATTCAAGTAATTTATCTTCCATAATACAAACCCAATTATATAATATACTGGATACTCTAAAAAACTTTAAAATATGTCTAAATTTTCCAAAATAGGATGAATTATTATATCACCTTGTTCTGCAATAAGGTGAAATTTATCAATTTTGCTCACATCTAAATTTATCATTTTTACACTGAAGCTTTCAGGATCATAAGTATTACTTTCTGCACTTTTGTGATAATTATAGTAGTGTAATTTATTTTGATCATCAAAATAACCAAATTCATCAGCAAGAGTTCCCACTTTTTTGCCTTTACCGTCTCTGACTAGCTCAAATAGATCAATTACATGGTTTTCAGATCCAGGCTCAATAGATCCTTCTACAGCAAAAAATTTAGGTGCATGACCAACATACTCCTTAAGTTTTAGATTATTAGTCTTTTTTATACTACCAAAATCCATGAGTTTATATTCATCTGAAAGACCAGAATATTGTGGATCATACTTTTTATATTCAAAAAACTCATTACCTAAAAAATTACAAAACGTTAATTTACAATCATCGTGATTGGATTTAACAACTTTAAAGTAATGAAAATCTCTAGGGATCTTTACTTCCTCTTTCGTAATATGATTACGTACAACAAGTTCATCATTAATCATATGATAGCCAATTCTCGGCAAAGTAGCTATATTGATTGCCTTATTTAGCTTAAAATTTGCCTCATAGATGCCACTTGACAGCTCCTTCCCTTTTTCTAAAGTGACGTCTTGATCTAAAGATGTATTCTTGATTAAACTCAATTCTTTCTGCATGTTCAATATGGTTTTTGTTAAAACTTCTATTGATTGCCATACAGTTAATTTATTATCAGTCAAATTATATAATTTAAGTATTAAATTAGCAGAATTTTATCATAAATTTATGTTAAAAGTATTATATTTTTGTGTCATGATGTTAACTACATTAGCTAAAACATGCTTTTTATCTAAGCGAAATTGCTTTGCAGCAACGAAAAGTTCATCTATTTCTTTCCATCGACTTAGTAGAATTTCAACATTATTTACTTCTTTCTTTATACTTTCTAAAATAGAGGTTTGAATTATATGTGATGCTAGTTCTAGCTCAATCTCACTATTAATTATTTTATTAACTATATCAGAATTATTTAGATTACGGAAAAATGTATAAAAATGCTTATGTGACTCATAAGCACCACTGTTTATTGCATTTATTATTACTCCCGGAGTTCCAGGAAACAAAGTAATGATCTCACTAAATATTTTATCGTCAAATTTACATTGAGATGAAACAACCTGCTTTGTTTCATCGTAAGTTAATGGAAGTAAATTCAGCTGAAAACACCTACA from Wolbachia endosymbiont (group B) of Parapoynx stratiotata harbors:
- a CDS encoding VirB8/TrbF family protein — translated: MEDKLLESVKNKSYFRKAVEWYCHRYLFCVVERSWMALIALLLLVCLFLSLLNIYLLLPVKKDLNFVKYMNHTEDEFSAIHKLSFSKKEDEYISIARYLISKYIETYESSRTVEPKYQENFIKNNSVYKIYQNFQEKVNNEAVSSTRKITNINVTTLSIDRLTKNLVTFAGNATVVFTAEQNKKMKDYAVEVSFTLSNIKATLAGIVPFKFIVNSYKYR
- a CDS encoding replicative DNA helicase, whose amino-acid sequence is MNELANLIDSREEICKLPHNLEAEQMLIGAMVRDNRICDAVEDIIAADNFYDPLHQSIFTQISKTRKHGIVANELSLKMFFENDKAFAECGGVEYLAKLAAKASIALDIYSLTRIIRDTYLRRCLIKLGQEIVDDSYNYDIENPAQVQIEQAMTKLFNLAVKKQGDKTYIKLASSIKDVVEKISKLKNNPEALGITTGLQDLNQLLGGLQKSDLLIIAARPSMGKTALALNIALNACKILQKRTDKQHYVAFFSLEMSAEQLTARLITIDSGIGYYKALTGRISDFELHEFINASTDLSELPFIIDDTPALSISALRTRIRLLYQLYNVELVFIDYLQLIRGTTKRSSENRVQEISEVTQGLKAIAKELNIPIVALSQLSRSVEQRDDKKPQLSDLRDSGSIEQDADIVMFLYREEYYELRKQPNEGSNKHREWQEKMEKIRNIAELIIAKQRNGPIGSVKLHFDSNRGAFKDYTERYSL
- a CDS encoding DNA polymerase III subunit delta' codes for the protein MKKVIGHNQAKKKIMNNLSVQSWLICGKKGIGKATFAKSFSNWFLIKNYDEVALDLHIVEGDTIGVEKVREMKNFLHLSPIQSEYKIAIIDSLESMTNNAKNAILKILEEPPQNSKIFVISHKPYDVQTTIRCRCFQLNLLPLTYDETKQVVSSQCKFDDKIFSEIITLFPGTPGVIINAINSGAYESHKHFYTFFRNLNNSDIVNKIINSEIELELASHIIQTSILESIKKEVNNVEILLSRWKEIDELFVAAKQFRLDKKHVLANVVNIMTQKYNTFNINL
- a CDS encoding proton-conducting transporter membrane subunit, which gives rise to MDFVLISLSLPLFITENYLLITALIPLLSALAISFTSKWPRVNSSVTVASSMLLFAYTSLCTLYLVYGDHSQFILMDFGNNLHISLKLESSGAIFSLLISFLWVLTSIYAICYMRNNYADSNHSSFLCFFSTSISCAMFIAFSGDLLTTFVFYELLTISTYPLITYNSTNESVIAGRYYFGLLFFSSLVLFFPAIGLLYNEFHTLDFVSGGIFKFDTSLITFIAVCFAMLIYGIGKAALMPMHFWLPKAMIAPTPVSALLHAVAVVKSGVFIIIKVILYTFGVDNMQRFVQQNWFAGGWLPYAAGFTIITASLIALKQKELKKLLAYSTISQLSYIILFASIFSEFSMKIAIFQLVCHAFAKITLFFFAGIIITKTGEKYIDRIHGIGRSMPISMIAFTIGALSMIGVPPAPTFWSKFLIFQAVFNSSNVTLSVFVTLVLIVSTILNALYFLPIIYNAFFSKPSRNYFIKKTPMLLVLPPVITAICTLVIFFSYQIML